The proteins below come from a single Drosophila suzukii chromosome X, CBGP_Dsuzu_IsoJpt1.0, whole genome shotgun sequence genomic window:
- the LOC108019102 gene encoding cytoplasmic dynein 1 intermediate chain isoform X21, with product MDRKAELERKKAKLAALREEKDRRRREKEIKDMEEAAGRIGGGGGIDKDQRKDLDEMLSSLGVAPVSEVLSSLSSVNSMTSDNSNTQTPDASLQATVNGQSAGKKQPLNLSVYNVQATNIPPKETLVYTKQTQTTSTGGGNGDGYMEDWWRPRKAHATDYYGDDEESSLQNLDNGFTSKLPPGYLTHGLPTVKDVAPAITPLEIKKETEVKKEVNELSEEQKQMIILSEDFQRFVVRAGRVIERALSENVDIYTDYIGGGDSEEANDERSHARLSLNRVFYDERWSKNRCITSMDWSTHFPELVVASYHNNEESPNEPDGVVMVWNTKFKKTTPEDVFHCQSAVMSTCFAKFNPNLILGGTYSGQIVLWDNRVQKRTPIQRTPLSAAAHTHPVYCLQMVGTQNAHNVISISSDGKLCSWSLDMLSQPQDTLELQQRQSKAIAITSMAFPANEINSLVMGSEDGYVYSASRHGLRSGVNEVYERHLGPITGISTHYNQLSPDFGHLFLTSSIDWTIKLWSLKDTKPLYSFEDNSDYVMDVAWSPVHPALFAAVDGSGRLDLWNLNQEMEVPTASIVVAGAPALNRVSWTPSGLHVCIGDEAGKLYVYDVAENLAQPSRDEWSRFNTHLNEIKLNQSDEV from the exons ATGGATCGCAAGGCTGAGCTGGAACGCAAGAAGGCCAAGTTGGCCGCACTGCGCGAGGAGAAGGATCGCCGGCGTCGCGAGAAGGAGATCAAGGACATGGAGGAGGCGGCCGGTCGCATTGGCGGCGGTGGAGGCATCGACAAGGATCAGCGCAA AGATCTCGACGAAATGCTGTCCTCACTGGGTGTGGCCCCCGTCTCCGAGGTCCTTTCCTCACTCTCCTCCGTCAACTCAATGACCTCGGACAACTCCAACACACAAACCCCCGACGCCAGTCTACAAGCCACCGTGAATGGCCAGAG CGCCGGAAAGAAGCAGCCCCTAAACCTGAGCGTCTACAATGTCCAGGCTACGAACATTCCACCAAAGGAGACGCTGGTCTACACGAAACAGACCCAGACGACCAGTACCGGCGGAGGAAACGGCGATG GATATATGGAGGACTGGTGGCGTCCACGTAAAG CTCATGCTACGGATTATTATG GAGACGACGAAGAGAGCTCGCTGCAGAACCTGGACAATGGATTCACCTCCAAGCTGCCACCGGGCTATCTCACCCACGGCCTGCCCACCGTCAAGGACGTTGCCCCGGCCATCACGCCCCTGGAGATCAAGAAGGAGACCGAGGTGAAGAAGGAGG TCAACGAGCTGTCCGAGGAGCAGAAGCAGATGATCATCCTGTCGGAGGACTTCCAGCGGTTCGTGGTGCGCGCCGGCCGCGTCATCGAGCGGGCCCTCTCGGAGAACGTGGACATCTACACGGACTACATTGGCGGCGGCGACAGCGAGGAGGCGAACGACGAGCGATCCCACGCCCGTCTCTCGCTGAACCGCGTCTTTTACGACGAACGCTGGTCAAAGAATCGTTGCATCACCAGCATGGACTGGTCCACCCACTTCCCGGAGCTGGTGGTGGCCTCCTATCACAACAACGAGGAGAGCCCCAATGAGCCGGACGGCGTGGTGATGGTGTGGAACACCAAGTTCAAGAAGACCACGCCCGAGGATGTCTTCCACTGTCAGAGCGCGGTGATGTCCACCTGCTTTGCCAAGTTCAATCCCAACCTGATCCTCGGCGGCACCTATTCGGGCCAAATTGTGCTGTGGGACAATCGCGTCCAGAAGCGCACGCCCATCCAGCGTACGCCACTCAGCGCCGCGGCGCACACGCATCCCGTCTACTGCCTCCAGATGGTGGGCACCCAGAATGCGCACAATGTCATCTCCATATCCTCGGACGGCAAGCTGTGCTCCTGGTCGCTGGACATGCTGTCGCAGCCGCAGGACACGCTCGAGCTGCAGCAGCGCCAATCGAAGGCCATTGCCATCACATCGATGGCCTTCCCGGCCAACGAGATCAACAGTCTGGTGATGGGCAGTGAGGATGGCTATGTCTACTCCGCCTCGCGCCACGGCCTACGTTCCGGGGTCAACGAGGTGTACGAACGCCATCTGGGCCCCATCACCGGAATATCCACGCACTACAACCAGCTGTCGCCGGACTTTGGCCACCTATTCCTCACCTCCTCGATTGATTGGACCATTAAACTCTGGTCACTCAAG GACACAAAGCCGCTGTACTCCTTCGAGGACAATTCGGATTACGTGATGGACGTCGCCTGGTCGCCCGTGCATCCCGCCCTCTTCGCCGCCGTCGACGGCAGCGGACGCCTGGACCTGTGGAACCTCAACCAGGAAATGGAGGTGCCGACAGCCTCAATTGTTGTGGCGGGTGCCCCGGCCCTGAATCGCGTCTCCTGGACCCCATCTGGTCTGCACGTCTGCATCGGCGACGAGGCCGGCAAGCTGTACGTGTACGATGTGGCCGAGAATCTGGCGCAACCGTCGCGCGACGAATGGTCGCGGTTTAACACCCATCTTAACGAGATCAAGCTGAACCAGAGCGACGAGGTCTAG
- the LOC108019102 gene encoding cytoplasmic dynein 1 intermediate chain isoform X12, producing the protein MDRKAELERKKAKLAALREEKDRRRREKEIKDMEEAAGRIGGGGGIDKDQRKDLDEMLSSLGVAPVSEVLSSLSSVNSMTSDNSNTQTPDASLQATVNGQSAGKKQPLNLSVYNVQATNIPPKETLVYTKQTQTTSTGGGNGDAHATDYYDEYNLNPGLEWEDEFTVLAFDAQGDDEESSLQNLDNGFTSKLPPGYLTHGLPTVKDVAPAITPLEIKKETEVKKEVNELSEEQKQMIILSEDFQRFVVRAGRVIERALSENVDIYTDYIGGGDSEEANDERSHARLSLNRVFYDERWSKNRCITSMDWSTHFPELVVASYHNNEESPNEPDGVVMVWNTKFKKTTPEDVFHCQSAVMSTCFAKFNPNLILGGTYSGQIVLWDNRVQKRTPIQRTPLSAAAHTHPVYCLQMVGTQNAHNVISISSDGKLCSWSLDMLSQPQDTLELQQRQSKAIAITSMAFPANEINSLVMGSEDGYVYSASRHGLRSGVNEVYERHLGPITGISTHYNQLSPDFGHLFLTSSIDWTIKLWSLKDTKPLYSFEDNSDYVMDVAWSPVHPALFAAVDGSGRLDLWNLNQEMEVPTASIVVAGAPALNRVSWTPSGLHVCIGDEAGKLYVYDVAENLAQPSRDEWSRFNTHLNEIKLNQSDEV; encoded by the exons ATGGATCGCAAGGCTGAGCTGGAACGCAAGAAGGCCAAGTTGGCCGCACTGCGCGAGGAGAAGGATCGCCGGCGTCGCGAGAAGGAGATCAAGGACATGGAGGAGGCGGCCGGTCGCATTGGCGGCGGTGGAGGCATCGACAAGGATCAGCGCAA AGATCTCGACGAAATGCTGTCCTCACTGGGTGTGGCCCCCGTCTCCGAGGTCCTTTCCTCACTCTCCTCCGTCAACTCAATGACCTCGGACAACTCCAACACACAAACCCCCGACGCCAGTCTACAAGCCACCGTGAATGGCCAGAG CGCCGGAAAGAAGCAGCCCCTAAACCTGAGCGTCTACAATGTCCAGGCTACGAACATTCCACCAAAGGAGACGCTGGTCTACACGAAACAGACCCAGACGACCAGTACCGGCGGAGGAAACGGCGATG CTCATGCTACGGATTATTATG ATGAATACAATCTTAATCCGGGTTTAGAGTGGGAGGATGAATTCACAG TGCTTGCATTTGATGCCCAAGGAGACGACGAAGAGAGCTCGCTGCAGAACCTGGACAATGGATTCACCTCCAAGCTGCCACCGGGCTATCTCACCCACGGCCTGCCCACCGTCAAGGACGTTGCCCCGGCCATCACGCCCCTGGAGATCAAGAAGGAGACCGAGGTGAAGAAGGAGG TCAACGAGCTGTCCGAGGAGCAGAAGCAGATGATCATCCTGTCGGAGGACTTCCAGCGGTTCGTGGTGCGCGCCGGCCGCGTCATCGAGCGGGCCCTCTCGGAGAACGTGGACATCTACACGGACTACATTGGCGGCGGCGACAGCGAGGAGGCGAACGACGAGCGATCCCACGCCCGTCTCTCGCTGAACCGCGTCTTTTACGACGAACGCTGGTCAAAGAATCGTTGCATCACCAGCATGGACTGGTCCACCCACTTCCCGGAGCTGGTGGTGGCCTCCTATCACAACAACGAGGAGAGCCCCAATGAGCCGGACGGCGTGGTGATGGTGTGGAACACCAAGTTCAAGAAGACCACGCCCGAGGATGTCTTCCACTGTCAGAGCGCGGTGATGTCCACCTGCTTTGCCAAGTTCAATCCCAACCTGATCCTCGGCGGCACCTATTCGGGCCAAATTGTGCTGTGGGACAATCGCGTCCAGAAGCGCACGCCCATCCAGCGTACGCCACTCAGCGCCGCGGCGCACACGCATCCCGTCTACTGCCTCCAGATGGTGGGCACCCAGAATGCGCACAATGTCATCTCCATATCCTCGGACGGCAAGCTGTGCTCCTGGTCGCTGGACATGCTGTCGCAGCCGCAGGACACGCTCGAGCTGCAGCAGCGCCAATCGAAGGCCATTGCCATCACATCGATGGCCTTCCCGGCCAACGAGATCAACAGTCTGGTGATGGGCAGTGAGGATGGCTATGTCTACTCCGCCTCGCGCCACGGCCTACGTTCCGGGGTCAACGAGGTGTACGAACGCCATCTGGGCCCCATCACCGGAATATCCACGCACTACAACCAGCTGTCGCCGGACTTTGGCCACCTATTCCTCACCTCCTCGATTGATTGGACCATTAAACTCTGGTCACTCAAG GACACAAAGCCGCTGTACTCCTTCGAGGACAATTCGGATTACGTGATGGACGTCGCCTGGTCGCCCGTGCATCCCGCCCTCTTCGCCGCCGTCGACGGCAGCGGACGCCTGGACCTGTGGAACCTCAACCAGGAAATGGAGGTGCCGACAGCCTCAATTGTTGTGGCGGGTGCCCCGGCCCTGAATCGCGTCTCCTGGACCCCATCTGGTCTGCACGTCTGCATCGGCGACGAGGCCGGCAAGCTGTACGTGTACGATGTGGCCGAGAATCTGGCGCAACCGTCGCGCGACGAATGGTCGCGGTTTAACACCCATCTTAACGAGATCAAGCTGAACCAGAGCGACGAGGTCTAG
- the LOC108019102 gene encoding cytoplasmic dynein 1 intermediate chain isoform X23, which produces MDRKAELERKKAKLAALREEKDRRRREKEIKDMEEAAGRIGGGGGIDKDQRKDLDEMLSSLGVAPVSEVLSSLSSVNSMTSDNSNTQTPDASLQATVNGQSAGKKQPLNLSVYNVQATNIPPKETLVYTKQTQTTSTGGGNGDDEYNLNPGLEWEDEFTGDDEESSLQNLDNGFTSKLPPGYLTHGLPTVKDVAPAITPLEIKKETEVKKEVNELSEEQKQMIILSEDFQRFVVRAGRVIERALSENVDIYTDYIGGGDSEEANDERSHARLSLNRVFYDERWSKNRCITSMDWSTHFPELVVASYHNNEESPNEPDGVVMVWNTKFKKTTPEDVFHCQSAVMSTCFAKFNPNLILGGTYSGQIVLWDNRVQKRTPIQRTPLSAAAHTHPVYCLQMVGTQNAHNVISISSDGKLCSWSLDMLSQPQDTLELQQRQSKAIAITSMAFPANEINSLVMGSEDGYVYSASRHGLRSGVNEVYERHLGPITGISTHYNQLSPDFGHLFLTSSIDWTIKLWSLKDTKPLYSFEDNSDYVMDVAWSPVHPALFAAVDGSGRLDLWNLNQEMEVPTASIVVAGAPALNRVSWTPSGLHVCIGDEAGKLYVYDVAENLAQPSRDEWSRFNTHLNEIKLNQSDEV; this is translated from the exons ATGGATCGCAAGGCTGAGCTGGAACGCAAGAAGGCCAAGTTGGCCGCACTGCGCGAGGAGAAGGATCGCCGGCGTCGCGAGAAGGAGATCAAGGACATGGAGGAGGCGGCCGGTCGCATTGGCGGCGGTGGAGGCATCGACAAGGATCAGCGCAA AGATCTCGACGAAATGCTGTCCTCACTGGGTGTGGCCCCCGTCTCCGAGGTCCTTTCCTCACTCTCCTCCGTCAACTCAATGACCTCGGACAACTCCAACACACAAACCCCCGACGCCAGTCTACAAGCCACCGTGAATGGCCAGAG CGCCGGAAAGAAGCAGCCCCTAAACCTGAGCGTCTACAATGTCCAGGCTACGAACATTCCACCAAAGGAGACGCTGGTCTACACGAAACAGACCCAGACGACCAGTACCGGCGGAGGAAACGGCGATG ATGAATACAATCTTAATCCGGGTTTAGAGTGGGAGGATGAATTCACAG GAGACGACGAAGAGAGCTCGCTGCAGAACCTGGACAATGGATTCACCTCCAAGCTGCCACCGGGCTATCTCACCCACGGCCTGCCCACCGTCAAGGACGTTGCCCCGGCCATCACGCCCCTGGAGATCAAGAAGGAGACCGAGGTGAAGAAGGAGG TCAACGAGCTGTCCGAGGAGCAGAAGCAGATGATCATCCTGTCGGAGGACTTCCAGCGGTTCGTGGTGCGCGCCGGCCGCGTCATCGAGCGGGCCCTCTCGGAGAACGTGGACATCTACACGGACTACATTGGCGGCGGCGACAGCGAGGAGGCGAACGACGAGCGATCCCACGCCCGTCTCTCGCTGAACCGCGTCTTTTACGACGAACGCTGGTCAAAGAATCGTTGCATCACCAGCATGGACTGGTCCACCCACTTCCCGGAGCTGGTGGTGGCCTCCTATCACAACAACGAGGAGAGCCCCAATGAGCCGGACGGCGTGGTGATGGTGTGGAACACCAAGTTCAAGAAGACCACGCCCGAGGATGTCTTCCACTGTCAGAGCGCGGTGATGTCCACCTGCTTTGCCAAGTTCAATCCCAACCTGATCCTCGGCGGCACCTATTCGGGCCAAATTGTGCTGTGGGACAATCGCGTCCAGAAGCGCACGCCCATCCAGCGTACGCCACTCAGCGCCGCGGCGCACACGCATCCCGTCTACTGCCTCCAGATGGTGGGCACCCAGAATGCGCACAATGTCATCTCCATATCCTCGGACGGCAAGCTGTGCTCCTGGTCGCTGGACATGCTGTCGCAGCCGCAGGACACGCTCGAGCTGCAGCAGCGCCAATCGAAGGCCATTGCCATCACATCGATGGCCTTCCCGGCCAACGAGATCAACAGTCTGGTGATGGGCAGTGAGGATGGCTATGTCTACTCCGCCTCGCGCCACGGCCTACGTTCCGGGGTCAACGAGGTGTACGAACGCCATCTGGGCCCCATCACCGGAATATCCACGCACTACAACCAGCTGTCGCCGGACTTTGGCCACCTATTCCTCACCTCCTCGATTGATTGGACCATTAAACTCTGGTCACTCAAG GACACAAAGCCGCTGTACTCCTTCGAGGACAATTCGGATTACGTGATGGACGTCGCCTGGTCGCCCGTGCATCCCGCCCTCTTCGCCGCCGTCGACGGCAGCGGACGCCTGGACCTGTGGAACCTCAACCAGGAAATGGAGGTGCCGACAGCCTCAATTGTTGTGGCGGGTGCCCCGGCCCTGAATCGCGTCTCCTGGACCCCATCTGGTCTGCACGTCTGCATCGGCGACGAGGCCGGCAAGCTGTACGTGTACGATGTGGCCGAGAATCTGGCGCAACCGTCGCGCGACGAATGGTCGCGGTTTAACACCCATCTTAACGAGATCAAGCTGAACCAGAGCGACGAGGTCTAG
- the LOC108019102 gene encoding cytoplasmic dynein 1 intermediate chain isoform X11 — protein MDRKAELERKKAKLAALREEKDRRRREKEIKDMEEAAGRIGGGGGIDKDQRKDLDEMLSSLGVAPVSEVLSSLSSVNSMTSDNSNTQTPDASLQATVNGQSAGKKQPLNLSVYNVQATNIPPKETLVYTKQTQTTSTGGGNGDGYMEDWWRPRKAHATDYYDEYNLNPGLEWEDEFTDDEESSLQNLDNGFTSKLPPGYLTHGLPTVKDVAPAITPLEIKKETEVKKEVNELSEEQKQMIILSEDFQRFVVRAGRVIERALSENVDIYTDYIGGGDSEEANDERSHARLSLNRVFYDERWSKNRCITSMDWSTHFPELVVASYHNNEESPNEPDGVVMVWNTKFKKTTPEDVFHCQSAVMSTCFAKFNPNLILGGTYSGQIVLWDNRVQKRTPIQRTPLSAAAHTHPVYCLQMVGTQNAHNVISISSDGKLCSWSLDMLSQPQDTLELQQRQSKAIAITSMAFPANEINSLVMGSEDGYVYSASRHGLRSGVNEVYERHLGPITGISTHYNQLSPDFGHLFLTSSIDWTIKLWSLKDTKPLYSFEDNSDYVMDVAWSPVHPALFAAVDGSGRLDLWNLNQEMEVPTASIVVAGAPALNRVSWTPSGLHVCIGDEAGKLYVYDVAENLAQPSRDEWSRFNTHLNEIKLNQSDEV, from the exons ATGGATCGCAAGGCTGAGCTGGAACGCAAGAAGGCCAAGTTGGCCGCACTGCGCGAGGAGAAGGATCGCCGGCGTCGCGAGAAGGAGATCAAGGACATGGAGGAGGCGGCCGGTCGCATTGGCGGCGGTGGAGGCATCGACAAGGATCAGCGCAA AGATCTCGACGAAATGCTGTCCTCACTGGGTGTGGCCCCCGTCTCCGAGGTCCTTTCCTCACTCTCCTCCGTCAACTCAATGACCTCGGACAACTCCAACACACAAACCCCCGACGCCAGTCTACAAGCCACCGTGAATGGCCAGAG CGCCGGAAAGAAGCAGCCCCTAAACCTGAGCGTCTACAATGTCCAGGCTACGAACATTCCACCAAAGGAGACGCTGGTCTACACGAAACAGACCCAGACGACCAGTACCGGCGGAGGAAACGGCGATG GATATATGGAGGACTGGTGGCGTCCACGTAAAG CTCATGCTACGGATTATTATG ATGAATACAATCTTAATCCGGGTTTAGAGTGGGAGGATGAATTCACAG ACGACGAAGAGAGCTCGCTGCAGAACCTGGACAATGGATTCACCTCCAAGCTGCCACCGGGCTATCTCACCCACGGCCTGCCCACCGTCAAGGACGTTGCCCCGGCCATCACGCCCCTGGAGATCAAGAAGGAGACCGAGGTGAAGAAGGAGG TCAACGAGCTGTCCGAGGAGCAGAAGCAGATGATCATCCTGTCGGAGGACTTCCAGCGGTTCGTGGTGCGCGCCGGCCGCGTCATCGAGCGGGCCCTCTCGGAGAACGTGGACATCTACACGGACTACATTGGCGGCGGCGACAGCGAGGAGGCGAACGACGAGCGATCCCACGCCCGTCTCTCGCTGAACCGCGTCTTTTACGACGAACGCTGGTCAAAGAATCGTTGCATCACCAGCATGGACTGGTCCACCCACTTCCCGGAGCTGGTGGTGGCCTCCTATCACAACAACGAGGAGAGCCCCAATGAGCCGGACGGCGTGGTGATGGTGTGGAACACCAAGTTCAAGAAGACCACGCCCGAGGATGTCTTCCACTGTCAGAGCGCGGTGATGTCCACCTGCTTTGCCAAGTTCAATCCCAACCTGATCCTCGGCGGCACCTATTCGGGCCAAATTGTGCTGTGGGACAATCGCGTCCAGAAGCGCACGCCCATCCAGCGTACGCCACTCAGCGCCGCGGCGCACACGCATCCCGTCTACTGCCTCCAGATGGTGGGCACCCAGAATGCGCACAATGTCATCTCCATATCCTCGGACGGCAAGCTGTGCTCCTGGTCGCTGGACATGCTGTCGCAGCCGCAGGACACGCTCGAGCTGCAGCAGCGCCAATCGAAGGCCATTGCCATCACATCGATGGCCTTCCCGGCCAACGAGATCAACAGTCTGGTGATGGGCAGTGAGGATGGCTATGTCTACTCCGCCTCGCGCCACGGCCTACGTTCCGGGGTCAACGAGGTGTACGAACGCCATCTGGGCCCCATCACCGGAATATCCACGCACTACAACCAGCTGTCGCCGGACTTTGGCCACCTATTCCTCACCTCCTCGATTGATTGGACCATTAAACTCTGGTCACTCAAG GACACAAAGCCGCTGTACTCCTTCGAGGACAATTCGGATTACGTGATGGACGTCGCCTGGTCGCCCGTGCATCCCGCCCTCTTCGCCGCCGTCGACGGCAGCGGACGCCTGGACCTGTGGAACCTCAACCAGGAAATGGAGGTGCCGACAGCCTCAATTGTTGTGGCGGGTGCCCCGGCCCTGAATCGCGTCTCCTGGACCCCATCTGGTCTGCACGTCTGCATCGGCGACGAGGCCGGCAAGCTGTACGTGTACGATGTGGCCGAGAATCTGGCGCAACCGTCGCGCGACGAATGGTCGCGGTTTAACACCCATCTTAACGAGATCAAGCTGAACCAGAGCGACGAGGTCTAG
- the LOC108019102 gene encoding cytoplasmic dynein 1 intermediate chain isoform X17 — translation MDRKAELERKKAKLAALREEKDRRRREKEIKDMEEAAGRIGGGGGIDKDQRKDLDEMLSSLGVAPVSEVLSSLSSVNSMTSDNSNTQTPDASLQATVNGQSAGKKQPLNLSVYNVQATNIPPKETLVYTKQTQTTSTGGGNGDGYMEDWWRPRKAHATDYYVLAFDAQGDDEESSLQNLDNGFTSKLPPGYLTHGLPTVKDVAPAITPLEIKKETEVKKEVNELSEEQKQMIILSEDFQRFVVRAGRVIERALSENVDIYTDYIGGGDSEEANDERSHARLSLNRVFYDERWSKNRCITSMDWSTHFPELVVASYHNNEESPNEPDGVVMVWNTKFKKTTPEDVFHCQSAVMSTCFAKFNPNLILGGTYSGQIVLWDNRVQKRTPIQRTPLSAAAHTHPVYCLQMVGTQNAHNVISISSDGKLCSWSLDMLSQPQDTLELQQRQSKAIAITSMAFPANEINSLVMGSEDGYVYSASRHGLRSGVNEVYERHLGPITGISTHYNQLSPDFGHLFLTSSIDWTIKLWSLKDTKPLYSFEDNSDYVMDVAWSPVHPALFAAVDGSGRLDLWNLNQEMEVPTASIVVAGAPALNRVSWTPSGLHVCIGDEAGKLYVYDVAENLAQPSRDEWSRFNTHLNEIKLNQSDEV, via the exons ATGGATCGCAAGGCTGAGCTGGAACGCAAGAAGGCCAAGTTGGCCGCACTGCGCGAGGAGAAGGATCGCCGGCGTCGCGAGAAGGAGATCAAGGACATGGAGGAGGCGGCCGGTCGCATTGGCGGCGGTGGAGGCATCGACAAGGATCAGCGCAA AGATCTCGACGAAATGCTGTCCTCACTGGGTGTGGCCCCCGTCTCCGAGGTCCTTTCCTCACTCTCCTCCGTCAACTCAATGACCTCGGACAACTCCAACACACAAACCCCCGACGCCAGTCTACAAGCCACCGTGAATGGCCAGAG CGCCGGAAAGAAGCAGCCCCTAAACCTGAGCGTCTACAATGTCCAGGCTACGAACATTCCACCAAAGGAGACGCTGGTCTACACGAAACAGACCCAGACGACCAGTACCGGCGGAGGAAACGGCGATG GATATATGGAGGACTGGTGGCGTCCACGTAAAG CTCATGCTACGGATTATTATG TGCTTGCATTTGATGCCCAAGGAGACGACGAAGAGAGCTCGCTGCAGAACCTGGACAATGGATTCACCTCCAAGCTGCCACCGGGCTATCTCACCCACGGCCTGCCCACCGTCAAGGACGTTGCCCCGGCCATCACGCCCCTGGAGATCAAGAAGGAGACCGAGGTGAAGAAGGAGG TCAACGAGCTGTCCGAGGAGCAGAAGCAGATGATCATCCTGTCGGAGGACTTCCAGCGGTTCGTGGTGCGCGCCGGCCGCGTCATCGAGCGGGCCCTCTCGGAGAACGTGGACATCTACACGGACTACATTGGCGGCGGCGACAGCGAGGAGGCGAACGACGAGCGATCCCACGCCCGTCTCTCGCTGAACCGCGTCTTTTACGACGAACGCTGGTCAAAGAATCGTTGCATCACCAGCATGGACTGGTCCACCCACTTCCCGGAGCTGGTGGTGGCCTCCTATCACAACAACGAGGAGAGCCCCAATGAGCCGGACGGCGTGGTGATGGTGTGGAACACCAAGTTCAAGAAGACCACGCCCGAGGATGTCTTCCACTGTCAGAGCGCGGTGATGTCCACCTGCTTTGCCAAGTTCAATCCCAACCTGATCCTCGGCGGCACCTATTCGGGCCAAATTGTGCTGTGGGACAATCGCGTCCAGAAGCGCACGCCCATCCAGCGTACGCCACTCAGCGCCGCGGCGCACACGCATCCCGTCTACTGCCTCCAGATGGTGGGCACCCAGAATGCGCACAATGTCATCTCCATATCCTCGGACGGCAAGCTGTGCTCCTGGTCGCTGGACATGCTGTCGCAGCCGCAGGACACGCTCGAGCTGCAGCAGCGCCAATCGAAGGCCATTGCCATCACATCGATGGCCTTCCCGGCCAACGAGATCAACAGTCTGGTGATGGGCAGTGAGGATGGCTATGTCTACTCCGCCTCGCGCCACGGCCTACGTTCCGGGGTCAACGAGGTGTACGAACGCCATCTGGGCCCCATCACCGGAATATCCACGCACTACAACCAGCTGTCGCCGGACTTTGGCCACCTATTCCTCACCTCCTCGATTGATTGGACCATTAAACTCTGGTCACTCAAG GACACAAAGCCGCTGTACTCCTTCGAGGACAATTCGGATTACGTGATGGACGTCGCCTGGTCGCCCGTGCATCCCGCCCTCTTCGCCGCCGTCGACGGCAGCGGACGCCTGGACCTGTGGAACCTCAACCAGGAAATGGAGGTGCCGACAGCCTCAATTGTTGTGGCGGGTGCCCCGGCCCTGAATCGCGTCTCCTGGACCCCATCTGGTCTGCACGTCTGCATCGGCGACGAGGCCGGCAAGCTGTACGTGTACGATGTGGCCGAGAATCTGGCGCAACCGTCGCGCGACGAATGGTCGCGGTTTAACACCCATCTTAACGAGATCAAGCTGAACCAGAGCGACGAGGTCTAG